The sequence TGAAGGTAATTCACAACGTAGAAAATAGAGGGTGCGGATTTACATTTATGAGCGGAGTAAAAGCGGCAAAACACGAATACGTTTGGCTTATTCCAGGTGACGATGAAATTACAACTGATTCTATTGAGACTATAGCCAATCATATCGGTAAAGCAGACATGATTATCCCTTATGTCCTGAACTTCGCTATCAGGCCACTGTCACGGCGGATTGTCTCCTGGGGTTACACTGCCTTACTGAACGTTCTCTTTTGGAAGAAGCTGCACTACTATAACGGGCCCTGTGTTATCAGAACCGACCTTGTGAAACCAATGACGACGGTAAATTCCCGTGGCTTTGCCTTCATGGCGCCAATTCTTCTCCGGCTAATGAAACAAAAACACACTTATACTGAAGTTGGCATAACCCTCCAGAACCGCCGTTACGGAAAAGCCTCGGTGAACAACCTCCTCAACATTCTGAGCGCCATCAAGATGATAGCCTGGCTCGTCTGGACGATGCACCTTGCCAGTGTCTTTAAAAATACCGCCAACCAGGCGACGGCAAAGCACTGAAATGACTGCCTATTTGGTTAATACCTTTAAGTTTATAGCAAGTGAGTAAATAAAGGATATAACAGAGTGAATAACGTACTGTTAATAAACCCATCATCAGCCTTTTCAACCTATAAAGGGACGAAGGTAGATGTGTATGTTCAGCGTTATCCGGTACTGTCACTGGCTTGCCTAGCCGCAATGCTAAGAGAAAAAGGATTTGGTGTTTCTATATTGGACTTGGGAATTGAAGATAACCCTACCCAAGTATTGGATAGGACACTGGAGGAATCACAACCCCCTATTGTCGGCGTTACCTGCACGACACCACTGCTTTCTGACGTTATACAGATAGGCAGCCGAGTCAGAGAAAAATTGGGCAGAGAAGCTACGCTTGTATTGGGCGGTGCCCATCCCTCAGCTCTTCCCGATGATTCTCTCAAGGAGTCTGACTTTGACATTGTCGTAATAGGGGAAGGCGACAATACGATGGTGGAAATAGCAGAGGGAAGAAAACTATCCGATATCAAAGGAATTTATTACAAGGATGGTGGCGAGATATTATCCACCCCTCCCCGGGAACGCATTAAGGATCTAGATTCCCTGCCATTTCCCGCCCTAGACCTCTTCGATATAAAAAGATACAAGTGCTCCAGATTGGTCTCAAGAAAAACACCAGTGAGTGACCTGATGACCAGTCGGGGGTGTGTGTTCAACTGCAGTTTCTGCGGCAAGAAGGTCTTCGGTCGCCAATTTCTAGCTAAATCTCCCAAGAGAGTCATTGAAGAAATCAAACACATATTGAACTTGGGATTTCAGGAGATCCGTGTCGTGGATGATATGTTTACCACGAATATGGAACGTGCCAAGACAATCTGTGAAATGATTTTGCGCGAGGGATTGCACTTTCCCTGGAACCTGGCGGCCGGTCTCAGGGTCGAGTGCATTGATGAAGAATTCCTTGCCTTGGCCAAGCGAGCTGGCCTGTATCAAGTCTCAGTCGGCTTTGAGAGCGGCGACCAGGATTGCCTGAACTCGATTGATAAAGGGATTACTATAGAACAGAGCATAAAAGCTATGGAGATGATTAAGAAAACCGGCCTGGAGAGCATTGGATTTTTTATGTTGGGATTACCGGCTGAGACAGAGGAAAGTATGAAAAGGACAATCGACTTTGCCGTTAAACTAATGCCCGATTTCGCCAAGGCCACCATTACCATGCCTCTTCCCGATGCCCGGCTTTTCTGGGAATGGGAGAAGCAAGGCCTGATAACGACCAGAGACTGGTCACAATATAAACTCCACGGTGGTGGAGCTGTTTATCAGCACCCGAATATAAGCCGTCAGAAGCTAGAGAAATACTACGACCTGTTCTACCGAAGATTTTATCTAAATCCCAGATATCTTATGCGGAGGACCAGAATTGCCCTGTCCAGAGGCACCTTTTTCCTGGAAATGTATTACGGCCTGAAAACTTTTTTCCCGACTATATTCCGGTCATGATAAAAGAATTTAAGTGAAAAAGGAGGATAGAAAAATGAAAGTCCAATATTCTTACCTGCTGGAGCAATTCAACATGGATAAGGAATCAATAAAGGTAAAATACATAGACCTGCCCAAACAGGCCCACGCCGAAGACATGATCAAGGATATCAAGGCCTTATTATTAAGTACGGGGCAATATACCCTTGGCCCGCAAGTTCAGGAATTTGAAACGAAGTTTGCACGATTATGCAACACAGGTTACGCTGTTGGGCTCAACTCGGGCACCGATGCTTTATTTTTTAGTATGAAAATACTCGGCATTGGGCCGGGTGACGAAGTAATTACTGCCCCGAATAGCTTCATTGCCACGGCGGCGGCAATCGCTCACACCGGAGCGAAACCGGTATTCGCCGATGTCAACAATGAGTACAACATTGACCCTGCACTTGTTGAAAATGCCATCACTCCGGATACCAGGGCCATTATTCCGGTTCACCTGACCGGCAACCCATCCGATATGCCCAGGATAATGGATATCGCTGAGAAACACGGGCTTTACGTTATCGAGGATGCGGCGCAGGCAATAGGTGCTTCGATTGATGGGAAACCAATCGGTTCGTTCGGCATAGCTGGTTGTTTCAGCTTGCACCCGCTGAAGAATTTAAATGTATGGGGTGATGGAGGGGCTGTAACCACCAATGATAAAGAGCTTTTTGAAAAGATGAAGCTACTCCGGAATCACGGCCTTGAAAACCGCGACGAATGTGCTCTTTTCGGATATAACAGTCGACTGGATACCCTGCAGGCTATAGTAGCCATCCGA is a genomic window of Chloroflexota bacterium containing:
- a CDS encoding glycosyltransferase family 2 protein — translated: MDGVIKSIHQALDGRIPKYEIIIVNDDSRDNTGQVAENLARQNSHLKVIHNVENRGCGFTFMSGVKAAKHEYVWLIPGDDEITTDSIETIANHIGKADMIIPYVLNFAIRPLSRRIVSWGYTALLNVLFWKKLHYYNGPCVIRTDLVKPMTTVNSRGFAFMAPILLRLMKQKHTYTEVGITLQNRRYGKASVNNLLNILSAIKMIAWLVWTMHLASVFKNTANQATAKH
- a CDS encoding B12-binding domain-containing radical SAM protein; this encodes MNNVLLINPSSAFSTYKGTKVDVYVQRYPVLSLACLAAMLREKGFGVSILDLGIEDNPTQVLDRTLEESQPPIVGVTCTTPLLSDVIQIGSRVREKLGREATLVLGGAHPSALPDDSLKESDFDIVVIGEGDNTMVEIAEGRKLSDIKGIYYKDGGEILSTPPRERIKDLDSLPFPALDLFDIKRYKCSRLVSRKTPVSDLMTSRGCVFNCSFCGKKVFGRQFLAKSPKRVIEEIKHILNLGFQEIRVVDDMFTTNMERAKTICEMILREGLHFPWNLAAGLRVECIDEEFLALAKRAGLYQVSVGFESGDQDCLNSIDKGITIEQSIKAMEMIKKTGLESIGFFMLGLPAETEESMKRTIDFAVKLMPDFAKATITMPLPDARLFWEWEKQGLITTRDWSQYKLHGGGAVYQHPNISRQKLEKYYDLFYRRFYLNPRYLMRRTRIALSRGTFFLEMYYGLKTFFPTIFRS
- a CDS encoding DegT/DnrJ/EryC1/StrS family aminotransferase — translated: MKVQYSYLLEQFNMDKESIKVKYIDLPKQAHAEDMIKDIKALLLSTGQYTLGPQVQEFETKFARLCNTGYAVGLNSGTDALFFSMKILGIGPGDEVITAPNSFIATAAAIAHTGAKPVFADVNNEYNIDPALVENAITPDTRAIIPVHLTGNPSDMPRIMDIAEKHGLYVIEDAAQAIGASIDGKPIGSFGIAGCFSLHPLKNLNVWGDGGAVTTNDKELFEKMKLLRNHGLENRDECALFGYNSRLDTLQAIVAIRLMNDLDMITNTRIKNAKVYDEALTDLSEHITIPPRKKNVKQVFHTYVIQAKDRDRLYRYLLENGIEVKVHYPIPIHIQEACQYLGYKEGDFPVCEAQARSIITLPVHQHLTNEQLHYVIDTIKKFYKT